The Acinetobacter shaoyimingii DNA segment ACCAAATAAAATAGTGGTACAATTAACTAACTGTATATTCTCCTAGGTCAGTGGTTTTAGGACCTATTTACATATCTCGTTAGGATTAACAATGTCTGATAATGCAACCATTTTGCAGAATGTTCCTGTAGGCAAAAAAGTTGGTATTGCCTTTTCTGGTGGTCTAGATACTTCTGCTGCTTTATTGTGGATGAAACAAAAAGGCGCTGAACCTTATGCCTATACAGCAAACTTAGGTCAGCCAGATGAAGACGATTACGATGCGATTCCAAAAAAAGCTGAAGCGTATGGTGCGGTAAAAGCACGTTTAGTGGATTGCCGTCTTCAACTTGCATTAGAAGGTATTGCTGCGATTCAATGTGGCGCGTTCCATATCTCTACGGGTGGCGTTCCATACTTCAATACAACACCATTGGGTCGTGCAGTAACAGGAACAATGCTTGTTACAGCAATGAAAGAAGATGATGTAAACATCTGGGGTGACGGTTCAACTTATAAAGGAAACGATATTGAACGTTTCTACCGTTATGGTTTGTTGACTAACCCTGCGCTTAAAATTTACAAACCATGGTTAGACCAAACTTTCATTGACGAACTAGGTGGCCGTGCAGAAATGTCACAGTTCCTGATCGACAATGGTTTTGACTATAAAATGTCAAAAGAAAAAGCATATTCAACAGATTCGAATATGCTAGGTGCAACGCATGAAGCTAAAGATCTTGAATACCTAAATGCTGGTATCAAAATCGTTGATCCAATCATGGGCGTTGCATTCTGGAAAGAAGACGTTGAAATCGCACCTGAAGAAGTATCGATTACTTTTGAAGAAGGCTTCCCTGTTGCGATCAACGGCAAACGTATCGAAGATCCAGTTGAATTCATTCTTGAAGCGAACCGTATCGGTGGTCGTCATGGTCTAGGTATGTCGGATCAAATCGAGAACCGTATCATCGAAGCGAAATCTCGTGGTATCTACGAAGCTCCGGGTATGGCACTTCTTCACATCGCTTACGAGCGTCTTGTGACTGGTATTCATAACGAAGATACGATTGAACAATATCGCATCAATGGTTTACGTTTAGGTCGTTTGCTTTACCAAGGTCGTTGGTTCGATTCTCAAGCGCTTATGCTTCGTGAAACTGCTCAACGTTGGGTTGCTAAAGCAGTAACAGGTACTGTGACTTTAGAACTTCGTCGTGGTAATGACTACACTATTATGAACACCGAATCTGAAAACCTCACTTATGAAGCTGAGCGTTTAACGATGGAAAAAGGTGATTCTATGTTCTCTCCTATGGATCGTATTGGTCAATTGACCATGCGTAACTTAGACATCACAGATACACGTCAAAAATTAGGCATCTACACAGGTGCAGGTTTATTGGCTGTTGGTACAGGTTCTGCTGTTCCACAACTTAAAGACAAAAACTAAGTTGTAGTTAAGTCAAAAAGCCGCGCAATTTGCGCGGTTTTTTATTGATTTAAATACTGCACAAACACTCGATTTCGCCCTAAAGCTTTCGCCTGATAGAGTGCCTGATCAGCAGCTTTGAGCACATCAGCGTAAATTACATTGTCTTGCCCATCATAAACCGTTAAACCAATACTCACGGTCAGATGTTTTGCCACAGATGAGCGTTGGTGCTCTATATCTAATGAACGAATCTTTTGCAACAGTTGCTGAGCAAATACTTCAGCCTCTGCTTGATGAATATGATGCAATACAATCACGAACTCTTCACCACCAAATCGCACTGCATTTGCTTTATCTGGGAGTGAACAACTCATACAATGTGCCACTTGTATCAGTGCTTGATCACCTTGTTCATGACCATAGTAATCGTTATATAGCTTAAAAAAATCAATATCAATAAACAATAATGCGAAGCTAGATTGCGTTTGCTTTGCATCAATAATCGTTTGACTTAAATATTCATTAAAACCACGACGATTCCCCAATAACGTTAAGGCGTCTTGATGACTTAAATCTTTAAAATGTTGATTCATCAATGCATAAATACGTCTGTCATAATGAATAATAATTGATTGTAAAAATCTAATTTTTTCTGTTGAACTGACCAACAATGCAAGCGCAAATCCGACTAAATTTGGGAGCAACAAAGCATTAAGTACAACCCAACTCGCAATCTGTACATCTGCCCAGTGAAAATAAACAATGCTCAATAATGCAGATAAAATACTCGCTAAAAATGTAATTTTAGGTTTTAAGCCTGAGCATACATAAACAAATACAATCGCTAAAGCAACCACAATACTTCCCCGCCAAGCCAAAGGAAGTGAATACATGGAAAGTAAAATAGCGGAGTTAAGACCTATGCCAAAAAAAACAATATAAGGTACAATCTTGCCATAGAGATAATGCCATTGTGGATGTTTGGCCAAAGTAAAAATAATCAGTAACGCCAACCATGAACCAGCAAAAGAAAAATGATTCCTGAAAATATCTCGTTCACGATACAGTGGATCTGCGGAAAGATAATTCATTGATAAACTGACACAATGGAAAATAAAATAAATGACTATTGCAGGAAAAACAGCTCGGCCAATGAGTTTTATAATCCGATCTTGACGATCTTTCCAAAATTGATGTTCTAAAGCATCATCAAATGAAGCATTGACTGATTTTTTCTGTTGCAACAAAAGTTGCTCAAACTTTAATTTTTCTTGTCTTAGTATGTGGACTTCATTTTCAAGATCATTCATACGCCATGGGCTATCATAACAGCAAAGAATCTTGCGATCGAACACTCGCTGTGTGATAGCCATTTCTTCCTTGATCTTTTGCCACATACAAAGCTTGATCTGCTGCTTTTAAAATATCTGGATAAGATATTTCATCTTCACCATCATATAAACTCAGCCCAATACTTACGGTTAAATAACTGGAAATTTGAGATTTTGCATGCTCAATTTTTTGCTGTTGAATATCGTGAATAATCGCTTGAGCAATATGTTCAGATTCTTGCCATGAGGTGTTTTTAATGAGCAACACAAATTCTTCTCCCCCAAACCGAATTGCAATATCACCTTCACGTATATGTGCCAAAAGTGTTTTTGCCACCTTAATCAGTGCCTGATCACCACATTCATGGCCATAACAGTCGTTATATAGCTTGAAGTAATCCACATCGATAAACAAAATAGCAAAGGCTTCTTGGGTTTGCTGCGCATGAACAATGGCATTTTCCAGATTCTGCTCAAATCCACGACGATTCCCCAATAAAGTCAAGGTATCTTGATGGCTCAAATGAATAAAATGCTGATTCAGCAAAGAGTAAATTTGTTTATCAAGATCAATCACAATCGATTGTAAAAAACGAATACGTTCGGTTGAAATCGAAAGTAATGCCAATGCAAGACCGACTAAATTGGGTAAGATCAGACTATTGGCCATTACCCAATTAGGCAAATCCGAACGTGTAATTTTTAAATACAAAAATGACAATGCAGCTGCCAGCATACACGTCAAAAATGCTCTACGTGGTCTTAAGCCTAAGGTTAAATAAACAAAGATCAGAGCGAGTGAAATAATAATCGTGCCACGCCATATCAATGACATGGTTTGCATTGAGAGCAATATTGATTGTGCAATTGCCAAAGTTATACATAAAGCGACTGAAAGCACTTTTGCATAATATTGATGCCATTCGGGTCGATGGGTAATGGTAAAAATTGTGGCCAGTAAAAGCCAAGCAACCGCAAATGAAATTAAATTACGTGAAATATCGTGAACCAGAAATTCTGCATCCGCACTCAAATAATTAATGAAAATACTCAAAAATTGAAAAATGAGAAATACAACAACAATCGACGATTTTGCACGGTGCAACATTTTAATCAGTCGTTCTTTACGATCA contains these protein-coding regions:
- the argG gene encoding argininosuccinate synthase, which codes for MSDNATILQNVPVGKKVGIAFSGGLDTSAALLWMKQKGAEPYAYTANLGQPDEDDYDAIPKKAEAYGAVKARLVDCRLQLALEGIAAIQCGAFHISTGGVPYFNTTPLGRAVTGTMLVTAMKEDDVNIWGDGSTYKGNDIERFYRYGLLTNPALKIYKPWLDQTFIDELGGRAEMSQFLIDNGFDYKMSKEKAYSTDSNMLGATHEAKDLEYLNAGIKIVDPIMGVAFWKEDVEIAPEEVSITFEEGFPVAINGKRIEDPVEFILEANRIGGRHGLGMSDQIENRIIEAKSRGIYEAPGMALLHIAYERLVTGIHNEDTIEQYRINGLRLGRLLYQGRWFDSQALMLRETAQRWVAKAVTGTVTLELRRGNDYTIMNTESENLTYEAERLTMEKGDSMFSPMDRIGQLTMRNLDITDTRQKLGIYTGAGLLAVGTGSAVPQLKDKN
- a CDS encoding GGDEF domain-containing protein, which codes for MAITQRVFDRKILCCYDSPWRMNDLENEVHILRQEKLKFEQLLLQQKKSVNASFDDALEHQFWKDRQDRIIKLIGRAVFPAIVIYFIFHCVSLSMNYLSADPLYRERDIFRNHFSFAGSWLALLIIFTLAKHPQWHYLYGKIVPYIVFFGIGLNSAILLSMYSLPLAWRGSIVVALAIVFVYVCSGLKPKITFLASILSALLSIVYFHWADVQIASWVVLNALLLPNLVGFALALLVSSTEKIRFLQSIIIHYDRRIYALMNQHFKDLSHQDALTLLGNRRGFNEYLSQTIIDAKQTQSSFALLFIDIDFFKLYNDYYGHEQGDQALIQVAHCMSCSLPDKANAVRFGGEEFVIVLHHIHQAEAEVFAQQLLQKIRSLDIEHQRSSVAKHLTVSIGLTVYDGQDNVIYADVLKAADQALYQAKALGRNRVFVQYLNQ
- a CDS encoding GGDEF domain-containing protein, which gives rise to MHSEQNIDDLQAKKTHYEHLLERQNRKLSSKFDHELEQHFWRDRKERLIKMLHRAKSSIVVVFLIFQFLSIFINYLSADAEFLVHDISRNLISFAVAWLLLATIFTITHRPEWHQYYAKVLSVALCITLAIAQSILLSMQTMSLIWRGTIIISLALIFVYLTLGLRPRRAFLTCMLAAALSFLYLKITRSDLPNWVMANSLILPNLVGLALALLSISTERIRFLQSIVIDLDKQIYSLLNQHFIHLSHQDTLTLLGNRRGFEQNLENAIVHAQQTQEAFAILFIDVDYFKLYNDCYGHECGDQALIKVAKTLLAHIREGDIAIRFGGEEFVLLIKNTSWQESEHIAQAIIHDIQQQKIEHAKSQISSYLTVSIGLSLYDGEDEISYPDILKAADQALYVAKDQGRNGYHTASVRSQDSLLL